In a single window of the Candidatus Zixiibacteriota bacterium genome:
- the tsaE gene encoding tRNA (adenosine(37)-N6)-threonylcarbamoyltransferase complex ATPase subunit type 1 TsaE: protein MASWSVVTRSPRQTAAWGQRLGELLEGGEIVGLVGELGAGKTCFVRGLVQGAGVGEKAWIRSPSFTLINEYHGRVPIYHIDLYRIGTAEELDGLNLRECLYSDGVSVIEWFERLPSGEVDEYIEVRMEFCGPTGRRLTFTAHGGRYEETLERLKEEGFRAGSRDDARAKTAG, encoded by the coding sequence ATGGCTTCTTGGAGCGTGGTCACCCGCTCCCCGCGCCAGACCGCCGCATGGGGGCAAAGGCTGGGGGAGTTGCTCGAGGGGGGCGAGATTGTCGGGCTCGTCGGCGAGCTGGGAGCCGGCAAGACCTGCTTCGTCCGTGGCCTGGTGCAGGGCGCGGGGGTCGGCGAGAAAGCATGGATCCGCAGCCCGAGCTTTACCCTGATCAACGAGTATCACGGCCGCGTGCCGATCTATCACATCGATCTCTATCGCATCGGCACGGCCGAAGAGCTCGACGGGCTGAACCTTCGGGAGTGCCTGTACTCGGACGGCGTGAGCGTGATCGAGTGGTTCGAACGGCTGCCGTCGGGTGAGGTCGACGAATATATCGAGGTCCGGATGGAGTTTTGCGGCCCGACCGGCCGCCGGTTGACCTTCACGGCTCACGGCGGACGCTACGAGGAGACCCTGGAGCGGTTGAAGGAAGAGGGCTTTCGCGCGGGATCGAGAGACGATGCTCGCGCCAAGACGGCCGGTTGA
- a CDS encoding aspartate kinase: MALLVQKYGGTSVGTIERIKRVAEKVRAAKAAGNDLVVVVSAMAGETNRLLALAHEISEFPDERERDVLLASGEQVSVALLSLALRELGQPARSFLGHQVRIETDSAYGRARIRNIDSAKILQSLAAGEVVVVAGFQGVDEADNITTLGRGGSDTSAVALAAFLNAAACEIYTDVEGVFTADPAICPSARKLSRISYDEMIELASTGAKVLEIRSVEFAKKFAVPVHVRSTFVDAEGTWLVEEDPSMDDVLVSGVACDKNEAKITLLGVPDRPGLAAQVFGPIAAAHIVVDMIIQNASEDGTTDLTFTVPKADYKKAMAIVEKTAPEVRARGVRLDTDIAKVSVVGVGMRTHAGVAARMFEVLAREGINIEMISTSEIKISVVVASKYAELAVRVLHDAFVGSGENA; the protein is encoded by the coding sequence ATGGCATTGCTGGTCCAGAAATACGGCGGAACGTCGGTCGGAACGATCGAGCGCATCAAACGCGTCGCGGAAAAGGTGCGCGCCGCCAAGGCGGCGGGCAACGACCTCGTGGTCGTCGTCTCGGCGATGGCGGGCGAGACCAACCGCCTGCTCGCGCTCGCCCACGAGATCTCGGAGTTCCCCGACGAGCGGGAGCGCGACGTGCTGCTGGCCTCCGGGGAGCAGGTCTCGGTCGCTCTGCTGAGCCTGGCGCTGCGCGAGCTGGGCCAGCCGGCGCGCTCCTTTCTGGGGCACCAGGTGCGCATCGAGACCGACAGCGCCTACGGCCGCGCCCGCATCCGCAACATCGATTCCGCGAAGATTCTCCAATCGCTCGCCGCCGGCGAGGTCGTGGTGGTCGCCGGCTTTCAGGGGGTAGACGAAGCGGACAACATCACGACCCTGGGGCGCGGCGGCTCCGACACCAGTGCCGTCGCCCTGGCGGCGTTCCTGAATGCGGCGGCGTGCGAGATCTACACGGACGTCGAGGGCGTGTTCACCGCGGACCCGGCCATCTGCCCGAGCGCGCGCAAGCTCAGCCGCATCTCGTACGACGAGATGATCGAGCTGGCGAGCACCGGAGCCAAGGTGCTGGAGATCCGCTCGGTGGAATTCGCCAAGAAGTTTGCGGTGCCGGTTCACGTCCGCTCGACGTTCGTCGACGCCGAGGGGACCTGGCTGGTCGAGGAGGATCCGAGCATGGACGACGTTTTGGTTTCCGGAGTGGCTTGCGACAAGAACGAGGCTAAAATCACGCTGCTCGGGGTGCCGGACCGGCCCGGGCTGGCGGCGCAGGTCTTCGGGCCGATCGCTGCGGCCCACATCGTCGTCGACATGATCATTCAGAACGCGAGCGAGGACGGGACGACCGATCTCACGTTCACGGTGCCCAAGGCGGACTACAAGAAGGCGATGGCGATCGTGGAGAAGACTGCGCCCGAGGTGCGGGCGAGGGGCGTCCGGCTCGACACCGACATCGCCAAGGTGTCGGTCGTCGGGGTCGGCATGCGCACGCACGCCGGGGTGGCGGCCCGGATGTTCGAGGTCCTGGCGCGCGAGGGCATCAACATCGAGATGATCTCCACCTCCGAGATCAAGATTTCCGTGGTGGTGGCTTCGAAGTACGCGGAGCTGGCGGTTCGGGTCTTGCACGACGCGTTCGTCGGAAGCGGGGAAAACGCATGA
- the cimA gene encoding citramalate synthase, producing the protein MKDVLIYDTTLRDGCQAEDISFTLEDKLRIAEKLEELGVDYLEGGYPGSNPRDADFFKEVKKLKLKKTRIAAFGTTRRPTSKPAQDPSLKVLLSAETPVVTLVGKTWDLHVRDDLRISKKANLEIIADSIAYVKRHVDEVIFDAEHFFDGFRSNPEYALECLQAARDGGADWIVLCDTNGGRLPGEIREAMARVNETIATPLGIHCHNDGELAVANTLAAVEMGARQVQGTINGFGERCGNLNLISAIPNLQLKMGKRCVSPAQLKKLREVSQFFYELANIHPNKHQPYVGDSAFAHKGGLHVSGVLKNRETYEHIDPDLVGNRQRVLVSDLAGRSNIIYKGKEYGIDLTDKDQAVHDILRRIKELESQGYEFQAAEASFELLIQEALEKKRKNFRLLGFRVIDEKRKEGEPPISEATIMVEVDGVVEHAAAMGNGPVNALDQALRRALTKFYPALSEVELLDYKVRVLSSGEGTAASVRVLIESGDGKDRWGTVGVSHNVIEASWQALCDSIDYKLYKDSKKARG; encoded by the coding sequence ATGAAGGACGTCCTGATCTACGACACGACGCTGAGGGACGGCTGCCAGGCCGAGGACATCTCTTTCACTCTCGAGGACAAGCTGCGGATCGCGGAAAAGCTCGAGGAGCTGGGGGTCGACTATCTCGAAGGCGGCTATCCGGGCTCCAACCCGAGGGACGCCGACTTCTTCAAGGAGGTCAAGAAGCTCAAGCTCAAGAAGACCCGGATCGCGGCCTTCGGCACGACGCGCCGGCCGACCTCCAAGCCCGCGCAGGATCCCAGCCTCAAGGTGCTTTTGAGCGCGGAAACGCCGGTGGTGACGCTGGTCGGCAAGACCTGGGATCTGCACGTGCGCGACGACCTGCGCATCAGCAAGAAGGCGAACCTCGAGATCATCGCCGATTCGATCGCATACGTGAAGCGCCACGTGGACGAGGTGATCTTCGACGCGGAGCACTTCTTCGACGGCTTTCGCAGCAACCCCGAGTACGCGCTCGAGTGCTTGCAGGCCGCGCGCGACGGCGGCGCCGACTGGATCGTGCTCTGCGACACCAACGGCGGCCGGCTGCCGGGCGAGATCCGCGAGGCGATGGCCCGCGTCAACGAGACGATCGCCACGCCGCTCGGCATCCACTGCCACAACGACGGCGAGCTCGCGGTCGCGAACACGCTGGCGGCCGTCGAGATGGGCGCCCGGCAGGTGCAGGGAACGATCAACGGGTTCGGGGAGCGCTGCGGCAACCTGAACCTCATCTCGGCGATTCCGAACCTGCAGCTGAAGATGGGCAAGCGGTGCGTGTCGCCGGCGCAGTTGAAGAAGCTGAGGGAGGTATCGCAGTTCTTCTACGAGCTGGCGAATATCCACCCGAACAAGCACCAGCCGTACGTCGGCGACAGCGCGTTCGCCCACAAGGGGGGCCTGCACGTCTCGGGAGTGCTGAAGAACCGGGAGACCTACGAGCACATCGACCCGGACCTCGTCGGCAACCGTCAGCGGGTGCTGGTCTCGGACCTCGCGGGCCGGAGCAACATCATCTACAAGGGCAAGGAGTACGGCATCGATCTCACCGACAAGGACCAGGCGGTGCACGACATCCTGAGGCGCATCAAGGAGCTGGAAAGCCAGGGCTACGAGTTCCAGGCGGCCGAGGCCTCCTTCGAGCTGCTGATCCAGGAGGCGCTGGAGAAGAAGCGGAAGAACTTCCGGCTGCTCGGCTTCCGCGTCATCGACGAGAAGCGCAAGGAAGGGGAGCCGCCGATCTCCGAGGCGACCATCATGGTCGAGGTCGACGGGGTGGTCGAGCACGCCGCGGCGATGGGCAACGGACCGGTCAACGCCCTCGACCAGGCGCTCCGGCGCGCGCTCACCAAGTTCTATCCGGCGCTGAGCGAGGTGGAGCTGCTCGACTACAAGGTCCGGGTTCTCTCCTCGGGCGAAGGAACCGCCGCCTCGGTCCGGGTGTTGATCGAGTCCGGGGACGGCAAGGACCGCTGGGGCACGGTCGGCGTTTCCCACAACGTGATCGAGGCGAGCTGGCAGGCGCTGTGCGACAGCATCGACTACAAGCTCTACAAGGACTCGAAGAAGGCACGGGGATGA
- the cysE gene encoding serine O-acetyltransferase, translating to MKARPVKSERPQMWNILKEDIQVVFDRDPAARNVWEIVLTYPGFHALFFYRVAHAAWSHGFKGLGRFISHLGRFFTGIEIHPGAKIGRRFFIDHGMGVVIGETAEIGDDVTIYQGVTLGGTSLKKEKRHPTVENFVVIGAGATVLGPVTIGHNSKIGSGSVVVSQVPPHSTVVGIPGRVVESQSAPRDPHAHLIDLEHGRLPDPIAKAITGLADYIQKLEERVNELSARQGAVEERRAEDSEVLNKVRELLKNAGS from the coding sequence CTGAAAGCGAGGCCGGTTAAAAGCGAGCGCCCGCAGATGTGGAATATCCTCAAAGAAGACATCCAGGTCGTCTTCGACCGCGATCCGGCAGCGCGCAACGTCTGGGAGATCGTGCTCACGTACCCGGGATTCCACGCGCTGTTCTTCTACCGGGTCGCGCACGCGGCCTGGTCGCACGGGTTCAAGGGGCTCGGCCGCTTCATCAGCCACCTCGGACGCTTTTTCACGGGGATCGAGATCCACCCGGGAGCCAAGATCGGCCGGCGGTTCTTCATCGATCACGGCATGGGAGTGGTGATCGGAGAGACCGCGGAGATCGGGGACGACGTCACCATCTATCAGGGCGTGACCCTCGGCGGGACGAGCCTGAAAAAGGAAAAGCGCCACCCGACCGTGGAGAACTTCGTCGTGATCGGCGCCGGCGCGACCGTTCTCGGCCCCGTGACGATCGGCCACAACAGCAAGATCGGCTCGGGCTCGGTGGTCGTCAGCCAGGTGCCGCCGCACTCGACCGTCGTGGGTATCCCCGGCCGCGTCGTGGAGAGCCAGAGCGCGCCCAGGGATCCGCACGCGCACCTGATCGATCTCGAGCACGGCCGGCTGCCCGACCCGATCGCGAAGGCGATCACGGGGCTCGCCGATTACATTCAAAAGCTCGAGGAGAGGGTGAACGAGCTGAGCGCCCGCCAGGGGGCGGTCGAGGAGCGGCGCGCCGAGGACAGCGAGGTCCTGAACAAGGTCCGCGAGCTGCTGAAGAACGCGGGAAGCTAG
- the mnmA gene encoding tRNA 2-thiouridine(34) synthase MnmA: protein MTGGSKKIVVAMSGGVDSSVAAALLKEQGHEVVGVSLRMWEAEGLGPRNCTDLGGARAVAKLLGIPHELLDLRAEFVERVVEPFAREYLRGRTPNPCVSCNRDFKLGKLLDWALGRGADYVATGHYARIAADERTGRRALLRGADRSKDQSYFLFALSREQLDRTLFPVGELSKSEVRREARRLGLPVADRVESQDICFGDYRALVRSYASEGELAGGEIVDEAGRVLGRHQGIHGVTVGQRRGLGLCASRPLYVLGIEEATRRIVVGGKEALACRGLLARDVRWIDTPPEEPIEAEVQIRYRSPPAPCTVRRRSDGSWQVSFRRPHAPVTPGQAAVFYRGDRVLGGGWIEAALRAQPSAGRPAHV from the coding sequence ATGACGGGTGGAAGCAAGAAGATCGTGGTGGCGATGAGCGGCGGAGTGGACAGCTCCGTTGCCGCCGCCCTGTTGAAGGAACAGGGGCACGAGGTGGTGGGCGTTTCGCTCAGGATGTGGGAGGCGGAGGGGCTCGGGCCGCGCAACTGCACCGACCTCGGGGGCGCCCGGGCGGTGGCGAAGCTGCTCGGCATTCCTCACGAGCTTCTCGACCTGCGCGCCGAGTTCGTCGAGCGGGTGGTCGAGCCTTTCGCGCGGGAATACTTGCGCGGCCGCACGCCGAATCCCTGCGTGAGCTGCAACCGGGATTTCAAGCTGGGAAAGCTGCTCGACTGGGCGCTCGGCCGGGGCGCGGATTACGTCGCGACCGGACACTACGCCCGGATCGCGGCCGACGAACGCACCGGCCGGCGGGCGCTCCTGCGCGGCGCGGATCGGTCCAAGGACCAGTCTTATTTCCTTTTCGCGCTCTCGCGCGAGCAGCTCGACCGCACTTTGTTCCCCGTGGGCGAGCTCAGCAAGAGCGAGGTTCGCCGGGAAGCCCGGCGGCTCGGGCTTCCGGTCGCCGACCGCGTCGAGAGCCAGGATATCTGCTTCGGCGACTACCGCGCTCTGGTGCGCTCCTACGCGAGCGAAGGGGAGCTTGCCGGCGGAGAGATCGTCGACGAGGCCGGCCGGGTGCTCGGCCGGCATCAGGGCATCCACGGGGTGACGGTAGGCCAGCGGAGAGGCCTCGGGCTTTGCGCTTCCCGCCCGCTCTACGTGCTCGGAATCGAGGAAGCGACGCGGCGGATCGTGGTCGGCGGCAAGGAGGCTCTCGCCTGCCGGGGCCTGCTGGCGCGCGACGTCCGGTGGATCGACACGCCTCCGGAGGAGCCGATCGAGGCCGAGGTGCAGATCCGCTACCGTTCACCGCCGGCGCCGTGCACGGTGCGGCGCCGCTCCGACGGCTCATGGCAGGTCTCGTTTCGCAGACCCCACGCTCCGGTGACTCCGGGGCAGGCGGCGGTTTTTTACCGCGGCGATCGGGTCCTGGGCGGAGGCTGGATCGAGGCGGCGCTTCGGGCTCAGCCCAGCGCGGGACGGCCCGCGCACGTGTAG
- the mtaB gene encoding tRNA (N(6)-L-threonylcarbamoyladenosine(37)-C(2))-methylthiotransferase MtaB, with amino-acid sequence MRIAIATLGCKINQYDSAVIQSRAAERHALVPFEEAADCYIVNTCTVTDRADWEARQLVRRARRRNPAARVILTGCYAQVSPAEAARIPGVDYVVGLNRLEDLFRYVERSGPPPAERVAVGDVRRERGIPVLGTRALPGHTRAFLKVQEGCDYSCTYCIIPEARGRSRSVAPRSVLEQVRLLAEAGYREIVLTGIHLGGYGRDLEPRLDLAALVAAIAEESLVPRLRLSSLDPREVSDRLLDLMADGGAVCPHLHVCAQAGTDRILRLMRRNYDSGYYRELVWRVRERLPEAAIGTDIIVGFPGETEREFEASLDYFASLPLTYFHVFPFSVRRGTAAATLPDPVPSAVKKERARRMRELGAAKKAEFYEKFRGRVLPVLIEEKTDPGTGGNRGLSRNYLRVTVSGTVAVNREIDVLVESVERGMLRGVPVPAGDGAASGAIESGFRSSIAAGRGGRPLGGEDDGSMPPSR; translated from the coding sequence ATGCGGATAGCGATCGCGACGCTAGGCTGCAAGATCAATCAGTACGACAGCGCGGTCATTCAGAGCCGCGCGGCGGAGAGGCACGCGCTCGTGCCGTTCGAGGAGGCCGCGGACTGCTACATTGTCAACACCTGTACGGTGACGGACCGCGCCGACTGGGAGGCGCGGCAGCTGGTGCGCCGAGCGCGCCGCCGAAACCCCGCCGCAAGGGTGATCCTGACCGGCTGCTATGCGCAGGTCAGCCCCGCCGAGGCGGCCCGCATTCCGGGCGTCGACTACGTGGTGGGACTGAACCGGCTCGAGGATCTGTTCCGGTACGTGGAGCGTTCCGGCCCGCCGCCCGCGGAGCGCGTCGCCGTCGGCGATGTCCGAAGGGAGCGCGGGATTCCCGTCCTTGGCACGCGGGCCCTCCCCGGGCACACGCGCGCGTTCCTCAAAGTCCAGGAGGGCTGCGATTATTCGTGCACGTACTGCATCATTCCCGAGGCGCGCGGGCGAAGTCGCAGCGTCGCGCCGCGTTCGGTGCTGGAGCAGGTTCGGCTGCTTGCCGAGGCCGGTTACCGTGAGATCGTCCTCACGGGAATTCATCTCGGCGGCTACGGGCGCGATCTGGAGCCGCGGCTCGACCTTGCGGCGCTGGTCGCGGCGATCGCCGAGGAGAGTCTGGTGCCGCGGCTGCGGCTGAGCTCTCTGGATCCGCGCGAGGTTTCGGACCGGCTCCTGGACCTCATGGCGGACGGCGGAGCGGTTTGCCCGCATCTCCACGTCTGCGCCCAGGCCGGAACGGACCGGATCCTGCGGCTGATGCGCCGCAACTACGATAGCGGCTACTATCGCGAGCTGGTGTGGAGGGTGCGTGAACGGCTGCCGGAAGCGGCGATCGGGACCGACATCATCGTCGGGTTTCCGGGAGAGACCGAGAGGGAATTCGAGGCTTCTCTCGACTATTTCGCGTCGCTGCCGCTCACCTATTTCCACGTGTTTCCCTTTTCCGTGCGGCGCGGCACCGCTGCGGCGACTCTCCCGGACCCCGTCCCGTCGGCCGTGAAAAAGGAGCGCGCCCGGCGCATGCGCGAGCTGGGCGCGGCCAAGAAGGCCGAGTTCTACGAGAAATTTCGCGGTCGGGTGCTGCCGGTGCTGATCGAGGAAAAAACGGATCCCGGAACGGGCGGCAACCGGGGGCTGAGCCGCAACTACCTCCGGGTAACGGTGAGCGGCACCGTCGCCGTGAACCGCGAGATCGACGTTCTCGTCGAGAGCGTGGAGCGGGGCATGCTGCGCGGCGTCCCGGTGCCGGCCGGAGACGGCGCGGCCTCCGGGGCCATTGAAAGCGGATTCCGCAGCTCGATCGCCGCCGGACGCGGCGGGCGACCCCTGGGCGGCGAAGACGACGGGTCGATGCCGCCGAGCAGGTAG
- the rnc gene encoding ribonuclease III produces MAHNPSLDRLQEKIGYKFADPSLLVRALTHVSYSRDRDEGHNEVLEFLGDAVLDLAVSDLLIRNYPRRSEGDLSRMRAALVNSAVLAEKAAQLELGALLRLGKGEERSGGRTKESILAGAFEALLGAIYRDGGYEAARRTVERYFAADVRARRLGLRDYKTRLQEISQLLFREPPSYRLVSETGPDHEKYFVTEISVGGRVLGTGEGRSKKQSEQEAARKALRELQRSGPDD; encoded by the coding sequence TTGGCTCACAACCCGTCGCTCGATCGGCTTCAAGAGAAAATCGGCTACAAGTTCGCCGATCCCTCCCTGCTCGTGCGGGCGCTCACGCACGTCTCTTACAGCCGCGATCGGGACGAGGGACACAACGAGGTCCTCGAGTTTCTCGGCGACGCGGTACTGGACCTCGCCGTGAGCGATCTCTTGATCCGGAATTATCCGCGGCGGAGCGAAGGGGACCTTTCGCGCATGCGAGCCGCGCTGGTGAACTCCGCCGTCCTGGCCGAGAAGGCTGCCCAGCTCGAGCTCGGCGCGCTGCTGCGGCTCGGCAAGGGGGAGGAACGCAGCGGCGGTCGCACCAAGGAGTCGATTCTCGCCGGCGCTTTCGAGGCCTTGCTGGGAGCGATCTATCGCGACGGCGGTTACGAGGCGGCCCGGCGCACGGTAGAGCGCTATTTCGCCGCGGACGTGCGGGCGAGAAGGCTGGGGCTTCGCGACTACAAGACCAGGCTGCAGGAGATCAGCCAGCTCCTGTTCCGGGAGCCGCCGAGCTACCGGCTGGTTTCGGAGACCGGGCCGGACCATGAAAAATATTTCGTCACGGAGATCTCGGTCGGCGGCAGGGTGCTCGGGACGGGCGAGGGCAGGAGCAAGAAGCAATCGGAGCAGGAAGCGGCGAGAAAAGCGCTGCGCGAGCTGCAGAGGAGCGGCCCGGACGATTGA
- a CDS encoding FAD-binding protein, giving the protein MPHLESDVLVVGAGGAGMYAAIAAARAGASVVLLDKSLVGRGGATVMAQMTVAAALGHQEPDDWTLHLADTLKAGRGLCNEELAELLCRGGPERILEMDAWGTRWAREGGHIKQETAPGHSRKRCCYVDFLATGPAVAGTLRRKVGETSGIRRISNVAVVQIAVKGGRALGAVGLSVRDGRLATFHAGAVVLAAGGLTRLYARNSASANMGGEACALALEAGAELVDMEFVQFFPIGHLAPRLVGMDPIMWDPFRYKLGGRLLNGRLEEFVDRYGGTDFGRYTATRDLASYAILKEVEAGRGSPHGGAYLDFRHIGEARLREAFGPVIDRLLANGIDLTKTPVEVGPIAHYHMGGIRVDGKMETRIEGLYAAGEAVGGANGANRLSGNAITEALVFGERAGRSAAARARSGAPPWEASLAEPSIERLDALKKGKGSPGAAWPAMVQSELQRLMWENAGPFRTGGKLAAALERIREMRDELPDLRVGAAGAYNLDIQDWFELRAMLLSAECVVQSALARRESRGAHQREDFAETRPELERNQVLELRDGRLCSRWITPMGRVEADRG; this is encoded by the coding sequence ATGCCTCATCTCGAAAGCGATGTCCTGGTGGTCGGCGCGGGCGGCGCCGGCATGTACGCCGCCATCGCCGCGGCGCGCGCGGGCGCGTCCGTGGTCCTGCTCGACAAGAGTCTGGTGGGCCGCGGCGGCGCCACGGTCATGGCGCAGATGACCGTGGCGGCGGCGCTCGGGCATCAGGAGCCGGACGACTGGACCCTTCATCTGGCCGACACGCTCAAGGCCGGCCGCGGGCTGTGCAACGAGGAGCTGGCGGAGCTGCTCTGCCGCGGGGGTCCAGAGCGAATCCTGGAGATGGACGCGTGGGGAACGCGCTGGGCGCGCGAGGGGGGCCACATCAAACAGGAAACGGCGCCGGGACACAGCCGCAAGCGCTGCTGCTACGTCGATTTTCTCGCCACCGGCCCGGCGGTGGCCGGGACGCTGCGCCGCAAGGTGGGCGAGACCTCAGGGATCCGGCGGATCAGCAACGTCGCCGTCGTCCAGATCGCGGTGAAGGGCGGGCGCGCGCTGGGCGCGGTCGGCCTCAGCGTTCGGGACGGCCGTCTCGCGACGTTTCACGCCGGTGCGGTCGTTCTCGCCGCGGGAGGCCTGACCAGGCTCTATGCGCGCAACAGCGCCTCCGCGAACATGGGGGGCGAAGCCTGTGCCCTGGCGCTCGAGGCCGGGGCGGAGCTGGTCGACATGGAGTTCGTCCAGTTCTTTCCCATCGGCCACCTGGCGCCGCGCCTGGTCGGCATGGATCCGATCATGTGGGATCCGTTTCGCTACAAGCTCGGCGGCAGGCTGTTGAACGGCAGGCTCGAAGAGTTCGTCGATCGCTACGGCGGCACCGACTTCGGCCGCTACACCGCCACGCGCGACCTGGCTTCCTACGCGATCCTCAAGGAGGTCGAGGCCGGCAGAGGCTCCCCGCACGGCGGCGCCTATCTCGACTTCCGGCATATCGGAGAGGCCCGGCTGCGCGAAGCGTTCGGGCCGGTGATCGACCGCTTGCTCGCCAACGGGATCGATTTGACCAAAACCCCCGTGGAAGTCGGACCGATCGCCCACTATCACATGGGCGGGATTCGGGTGGACGGAAAGATGGAGACGCGGATCGAAGGGCTCTACGCCGCCGGAGAAGCGGTCGGCGGCGCCAACGGGGCCAATCGTCTTTCCGGCAACGCCATTACGGAAGCGCTGGTCTTCGGCGAGCGCGCGGGCCGCTCCGCGGCGGCGCGCGCGAGGAGCGGAGCGCCGCCGTGGGAGGCGTCGCTGGCGGAGCCCTCGATCGAGCGGCTCGACGCATTGAAAAAGGGGAAAGGCTCGCCCGGAGCGGCCTGGCCCGCCATGGTCCAGAGCGAGCTGCAGCGGCTCATGTGGGAGAACGCCGGCCCTTTTCGGACCGGGGGCAAGCTGGCTGCGGCGCTGGAGCGGATCCGCGAGATGCGCGACGAGCTGCCCGATTTGCGCGTCGGCGCCGCGGGCGCCTATAACCTCGACATCCAGGACTGGTTCGAGCTGCGGGCCATGCTGCTCTCAGCCGAATGCGTCGTGCAATCGGCACTGGCCCGGCGGGAAAGCCGGGGCGCGCACCAGCGGGAAGACTTCGCCGAGACCAGACCCGAGCTGGAGCGCAACCAGGTGCTCGAGCTTCGGGACGGCAGGCTGTGCTCGCGCTGGATCACCCCGATGGGGCGGGTGGAGGCCGATCGTGGCTGA
- a CDS encoding 2Fe-2S iron-sulfur cluster-binding protein — MAERNDRRAVLLIRRGTAAEAARYERFEVPYEDGMSVLDALRWIRIHRDGTLAVRYSCINANACKTCMALVNGEVEYTCTAKLTPGPITVEPLPKRPWIRDLVADTVPDDEKLDEEEEPRKRNGAR; from the coding sequence GTGGCTGAGCGCAACGACCGGAGAGCCGTTCTGCTGATCCGCCGGGGAACGGCCGCGGAGGCGGCCCGCTACGAACGGTTCGAGGTGCCGTACGAGGACGGCATGTCGGTCCTGGACGCGCTCCGCTGGATTCGCATCCACCGTGACGGCACGCTCGCGGTGCGCTACAGCTGCATCAACGCCAACGCCTGCAAGACCTGCATGGCGCTGGTCAACGGCGAGGTCGAATACACCTGCACCGCGAAGCTCACGCCAGGGCCCATCACCGTGGAGCCGCTTCCCAAGCGCCCATGGATCCGCGACCTGGTGGCCGATACGGTGCCCGACGACGAGAAGCTCGACGAGGAAGAAGAACCTCGGAAACGGAACGGTGCCCGATGA
- a CDS encoding DUF393 domain-containing protein: protein MSGPEEQEPRGWVLYDGACGFCSRWVPYWEKTLEKRGFRIAPLQAGWVAERLGLRDGDAGPDLRLLLAGGAELRGTEAYRYLMRRIWWATPLYALSILPGLRLLFDGAYRAFADNRYRISRACRLPASFDRKKTPD from the coding sequence ATGAGCGGTCCAGAGGAACAGGAGCCCCGGGGCTGGGTGCTTTACGACGGCGCCTGCGGTTTTTGCAGCCGGTGGGTGCCGTACTGGGAAAAGACGCTCGAAAAGCGAGGCTTTCGCATCGCCCCGCTGCAGGCCGGCTGGGTCGCCGAGAGACTGGGGCTTCGCGACGGCGACGCCGGACCGGACCTGCGCCTGCTCCTGGCGGGCGGAGCCGAGCTCCGCGGGACCGAGGCGTACCGCTACCTGATGAGACGCATCTGGTGGGCGACGCCTCTCTACGCGCTCTCGATCCTGCCGGGCTTGCGGCTGCTGTTCGACGGGGCCTACCGCGCCTTCGCCGACAATCGGTACCGGATCTCGCGCGCGTGCCGCCTTCCCGCCTCGTTCGACCGAAAAAAAACGCCCGATTGA